From the genome of Pirellulales bacterium:
CAATGGGCCATTTTTCATGGCGAAACCGAAACCGGCGTCTCGGTGATTCACATGACGCCGCAGCTTGACGCCGGGCCGGTTCTGCTCCAGCCACGCCTGGCAATCGAACCCGATGAGACGGCGGCCCAACTCGAACCGCGGCTGGCCGCCCTCGGCCCGTCCGCAGTTCTCGGCGCGATCGACCGCCTGGCAGCCGGCGATACTTCGGGGATTTCTCAAGACCCGACGCTGGCCACGAAGGCCCCACGGCTCAAGAAGACCGATGGGCTGGTCGATTGGCGGCGATCGGCCGAGGAGATTCGCGATCAGGTTCGCGCCATGGAACCGTGGCCAAAGACTTACACGTTTTGGCGCCCACCTGCCGGCCAGCCCCTTCGGCTGATTCTCGAATCCGTTGCCGCGCGATCGGAAAGCCATTCGGCATCTCCCGGCACGGTCATTGCGGCCGATGCGAGCAATTTGCTCATCGGTTGCGGCGACGGGTCGCTGGCCATCGATCGGCTGCAACCGGCGGGCAAGCGGTCGATGTCGGCCTCCGAATTCTTACGCGGCCACCC
Proteins encoded in this window:
- the fmt gene encoding methionyl-tRNA formyltransferase encodes the protein MSLRLVMMGTGPFAAPTFKALLDSPHPVAALVTRPDRPIHDRHKRKQAAPLNPMREGARQRGIEVFEPQSINAPEAQERLGHWAADLFVVCDYGQILSRETLALARLGGINLHASLLPKYRGAAPIQWAIFHGETETGVSVIHMTPQLDAGPVLLQPRLAIEPDETAAQLEPRLAALGPSAVLGAIDRLAAGDTSGISQDPTLATKAPRLKKTDGLVDWRRSAEEIRDQVRAMEPWPKTYTFWRPPAGQPLRLILESVAARSESHSASPGTVIAADASNLLIGCGDGSLAIDRLQPAGKRSMSASEFLRGHPVQPGHDFGDEAA